One genomic window of Polyangium aurulentum includes the following:
- a CDS encoding cytochrome P450, translating into MMQPNQDNARPTVDFNPTAPGYTENPYPVYAKLREAPVLYWPEGHAWIVSRHNEIQSILRDPRFTSDRRAWSLAEQMTQQGSFPEIEELNKYGLFSLPNKDHARVRKLVSPALTPRAVERLRPQIQAIVDERLDSFAGKSVIDVVHDFAEHVPVRVISKMLNIPEERDAAFHQFAESAVKQLFVMLLSPEERERMRVGIRDGMAMVGEVIEDRRKNPIEGDILTSLIQSEEQGDRLSKPELISLVAALLVGGSETTVHLISFMVNILLKRPELIAQAQAEPELMKGVVEEVLRFDNFGKFGTFRYATENVEIGGVRVAKGDAVILFFSAALHDEAVYANPQEFDPRRDATGSLTFGHGAHYCIGANLARMEGQIAVASLFRRFPGMKMESEPTFGPHPAIRKMDSFKVRLGA; encoded by the coding sequence ATGATGCAGCCGAATCAGGACAACGCCCGCCCGACTGTCGATTTCAACCCCACCGCGCCCGGGTACACCGAGAACCCGTATCCCGTTTACGCCAAACTGCGCGAGGCGCCTGTCCTTTACTGGCCGGAAGGCCACGCCTGGATCGTCAGCCGTCATAACGAGATCCAGTCCATCCTGCGCGACCCGCGCTTCACGTCCGACCGCAGGGCCTGGTCGCTCGCAGAGCAAATGACGCAGCAGGGCAGCTTCCCCGAGATCGAGGAGCTGAACAAGTACGGCCTCTTCTCGCTGCCGAACAAGGACCACGCGCGCGTGCGCAAGCTCGTGAGCCCCGCGCTCACGCCGCGCGCCGTCGAGCGCCTGCGACCCCAGATCCAGGCCATCGTCGACGAGCGGCTCGACTCCTTCGCCGGCAAGAGCGTGATCGACGTGGTCCACGATTTCGCCGAGCACGTCCCGGTCCGGGTGATCAGCAAAATGCTAAACATCCCCGAGGAGCGCGACGCGGCGTTTCACCAATTTGCCGAGTCCGCGGTCAAGCAGCTCTTCGTGATGCTCCTGTCCCCCGAGGAGCGCGAGCGCATGCGCGTCGGCATTCGCGATGGAATGGCGATGGTCGGCGAGGTGATCGAGGACCGTCGCAAGAACCCGATCGAGGGCGACATCCTCACGAGCCTCATCCAGTCCGAGGAGCAGGGCGATCGCTTGAGCAAGCCGGAGCTGATCTCGCTGGTCGCGGCGCTGCTCGTGGGTGGCTCCGAAACCACGGTGCACCTCATTTCCTTCATGGTGAACATCCTCCTCAAGCGGCCCGAGCTCATCGCGCAGGCCCAGGCCGAGCCCGAGCTGATGAAGGGCGTGGTCGAGGAGGTGTTGCGCTTCGACAACTTCGGCAAATTCGGCACGTTCCGTTATGCGACCGAGAACGTGGAGATCGGCGGCGTGCGCGTCGCGAAGGGGGATGCGGTCATCCTCTTCTTCTCGGCCGCATTGCATGACGAGGCGGTGTACGCGAACCCCCAGGAGTTCGACCCGCGGCGGGACGCGACGGGGAGCCTGACCTTCGGCCACGGCGCCCATTATTGCATCGGTGCGAACCTGGCGCGCATGGAAGGACAGATCGCCGTGGCCTCGCTCTTCCGCAGGTTCCCCGGCATGAAGATGGAGTCGGAGCCCACGTTCGGCCCGCACCCCGCCATCCGCAAGATGGATTCGTTCAAGGTGCGCCTCGGCGCCTGA
- a CDS encoding ferredoxin, producing the protein MKIVVDWDRCEANAVCVRAAPEVFRVDDDDRLHLLVTDVPSELRAKVESAVRACPRSALSLEES; encoded by the coding sequence ATGAAGATCGTGGTGGATTGGGATCGCTGTGAGGCCAACGCCGTCTGTGTGCGGGCGGCGCCCGAGGTCTTCCGCGTCGACGACGACGACCGCCTGCATTTGCTCGTCACGGACGTCCCGTCCGAATTGCGCGCGAAGGTCGAGTCGGCCGTCCGCGCCTGCCCGCGCAGCGCGCTGTCGCTCGAGGAGAGCTGA
- a CDS encoding metallophosphoesterase family protein produces MKRAWHAVFALFTACLSPGGDRAALDLEVGHGEGNGARITVEEGLAAVRAVESGALRLWASAPVLTMRVHFDDGAAEAWDVIVDNSLPDAALTVATEAGETIPVQTSPGEFPTQRRFRFPLGQSRDFVLSLRPPDADDPSSFRFALLSDVQEALDRVQDIYARLNTDPSIRFVLSAGDLTDKGTAEEHDRFQKELRSLRVPFYATLGNHDIAAGDGIYQRYFGRGSFRFVYRGVQFTLLDSASASIEPAVYDMLSGWLDEGRNRAHVVAMHIPPLDPVGERNAAFGSRNEAGALLERLAAGNVDITLYGHIHAHYNFSNAGIPAVVSGGGGAHPEKMAGIGRHYVTVNIDEKGALQTGVVRVD; encoded by the coding sequence ATGAAGCGGGCGTGGCATGCGGTCTTCGCGCTCTTCACGGCCTGCTTGTCGCCGGGCGGCGATCGGGCCGCGCTCGATCTCGAAGTCGGGCACGGCGAGGGCAACGGAGCGCGCATCACCGTGGAAGAGGGCCTCGCGGCCGTGCGCGCGGTCGAAAGCGGCGCGCTCAGGCTCTGGGCGAGCGCGCCGGTCCTCACGATGCGCGTCCATTTCGACGACGGCGCCGCCGAAGCCTGGGACGTGATCGTCGACAACAGCCTCCCCGACGCCGCCCTCACGGTGGCGACCGAGGCGGGCGAGACCATCCCCGTGCAAACCTCACCGGGCGAATTTCCGACGCAGCGCCGCTTTCGCTTTCCGCTGGGCCAGAGCCGCGACTTCGTCCTCTCCTTGCGCCCGCCCGACGCCGACGACCCGAGCTCGTTTCGATTCGCGCTCCTGAGCGACGTCCAGGAGGCCCTCGATCGGGTGCAGGACATCTACGCGAGGCTCAACACCGACCCGTCGATTCGCTTCGTCCTCTCGGCCGGCGACCTCACCGACAAGGGCACCGCCGAGGAGCACGATCGATTCCAGAAGGAGCTGCGCTCGCTGCGGGTTCCCTTTTACGCCACCCTGGGCAACCACGACATCGCGGCGGGTGACGGCATCTACCAGCGCTATTTCGGTCGCGGGAGCTTTCGCTTCGTCTACCGCGGCGTTCAATTCACGCTGCTCGATTCAGCGAGCGCCTCGATCGAGCCCGCCGTGTACGACATGCTCTCCGGCTGGCTCGACGAGGGGCGCAATCGGGCGCACGTGGTCGCGATGCACATCCCGCCGCTCGATCCGGTGGGCGAGCGCAACGCCGCCTTCGGGAGCCGCAACGAGGCCGGCGCGCTGCTCGAGCGCCTCGCAGCCGGGAACGTGGACATCACCCTCTACGGGCACATCCACGCCCATTACAATTTCTCGAACGCCGGGATCCCCGCCGTCGTCTCGGGCGGCGGCGGCGCGCACCCCGAGAAGATGGCGGGGATCGGACGGCATTACGTGACGGTGAACATCGACGAGAAGGGCGCCCTGCAGACGGGCGTCGTGCGCGTCGATTGA
- a CDS encoding TetR/AcrR family transcriptional regulator, which translates to MCPRSAEQFEQIKDERRRALLRAARNVFGRKGFAAAKISEVAAQAGISHGLVYHYFPEKESLFAATVEASAEGWETLVTEARAQAGTPWNRLEYMCRQMIAGLREEPEHLLMTVHVYSEDAAPGVRDVLKRFRLQVLDDLQAMIEEGQRAGEVAKGSPADLTRALIAIIQGLAINRLVEPGTALPALDVVLRILKA; encoded by the coding sequence ATGTGCCCCCGTAGCGCCGAGCAGTTCGAGCAGATCAAGGACGAGCGGCGCCGGGCGCTGCTTCGCGCTGCGCGCAACGTCTTCGGTCGCAAGGGCTTCGCGGCGGCGAAGATCTCCGAAGTCGCGGCGCAGGCCGGGATCAGCCACGGGCTCGTCTACCATTACTTTCCCGAGAAAGAATCGCTTTTCGCCGCCACCGTCGAGGCCTCGGCAGAGGGCTGGGAGACGCTCGTCACCGAGGCGCGCGCGCAGGCGGGGACGCCCTGGAATCGGCTCGAATACATGTGCAGGCAGATGATCGCCGGCCTGCGCGAGGAGCCGGAGCACCTTTTGATGACGGTGCACGTTTATTCCGAGGATGCAGCGCCCGGCGTGCGCGACGTGCTGAAGCGCTTCCGGCTGCAGGTCCTCGACGATTTGCAGGCGATGATCGAAGAGGGCCAGCGCGCGGGCGAGGTCGCCAAGGGATCCCCCGCGGACCTGACGCGCGCCCTCATCGCGATCATCCAGGGCCTGGCCATCAATCGCCTCGTGGAGCCTGGCACCGCGCTGCCCGCGCTCGACGTGGTGCTCCGCATCCTGAAGGCATGA